The Maylandia zebra isolate NMK-2024a linkage group LG7, Mzebra_GT3a, whole genome shotgun sequence genome contains a region encoding:
- the LOC101485056 gene encoding calcium-binding mitochondrial carrier protein SCaMC-2-B isoform X5, giving the protein MRHPGSILIRCLNHLDWLLLIWRTLSLRERPATLLGNFISATDGMSIMDKNGTMTIDWNEWRDYHLLHPADNIPEIILYWKHSSIFDVGESLMVPDEFTAEEKKMGMLWRHLVAGGGAGAVSRTCTAPLDRLKVLMQVHSSKSNSMRIAGGFSQMIREGGVRSLWRGNGINVLKIAPESAIKFVAYEQIKRLMGSNQETLGITERLLAGSLAGAIAQSSIYPMEVLKTRLALRKTGQYSGLQDCAKHIFQREGVAAFYKGYIPNMLGIIPYAGIDLAVYETLKNSWLQNYATDSADPGVFVLLACGTTSSTCGQLASYPLALVRTRMQAQASLGGGPQMNMTGLFRHIIRTEGAIGLYRGLAPNFMKVIPSVSISYVVYEYLKITLGVQSK; this is encoded by the exons ATGAGGCATCCAGGAAGCATCCttatcagatgcctgaaccacctcgaCTGGCTCCTTTTAATATGGAGGActctatctctaagggagaggccagccacccttctgGGAAATTTCATTTCAGCAACCGATGGCATGTCCAT TATGGATAAAAATGGAACAATGACCATTGACTGGAATGAGTGGCGGGACTACCACCTCCTGCATCCAGCTGATAACATCCCTGAGATTATTCTTTATTGGAAACACTCCTCG ATCTTTGATGTAGGGGAGAGTCTGATGGTTCCTGATGAGTTCACAGCAGAGGAGAAGAAAATGGGTATGCTATGGCGACACCTAGTGGCTGGAGGAGGGGCTGGTGCAGTGTCTCGAACTTGCACAGCACCACTGGACCGTCTGAAAGTTCTCATGCAG GTTCACTCCTCCAAGAGCAACAGTATGCGCATCGCTGGTGGCTTTTCTCAGATGATCCGAGAGGGTGGTGTAAGGTCTCTGTGGCGAGGCAACGGGATCAACGTCCTCAAAATTGCCCCTGAGTCTGCAATAAAGTTTGTGGCTTATGAACAG ATTAAGCGACTGATGGGAAGTAACCAGGAGACGTTGGGCATCACAGAGAGACTGTTGGCCGGCTCTCTGGCTGGAGCGATCGCTCAGAGCAGCATATACCCCATGGAG GTCCTGAAGACACGGTTAGCCCTGAGGAAGACGGGTCAATACTCGGGCCTCCAAGATTGTGCTAAACATATCTTCCAGAGGGAAGGCGTGGCAGCTTTCTACAAGGGCTACATCCCAAACATGCTGGGCATCATTCCCTATGCTGGCATCGACCTGGCTGTGTATGAG ACTCTGAAGAATTCGTGGTTGCAGAACTACGCTACAGATAGTGCTGATCCAGGAGTGTTTGTGCTACTCGCTTGTGGCACTACTTCCAGCACATGTGGACAGTTGGCCAGCTACCCACTCGCTCTGGTCAGGACTCGAATGCAGGCACAAG CTTCTCTGGGAGGAGGTCCTCAGATGAACATGACAGGACTGTTCAGACACATTATTAGGACTGAGGGAGCAATAGGACTCTACCGAGGCCTGGCACCCAACTTCATGAAGGTCATCCCATCTGTCAGCATCAGCTACGTGGTCTACGAGTACCTGAAGATCACGCTGGGAGTCCAGTCAAAGTGA
- the LOC101485056 gene encoding calcium-binding mitochondrial carrier protein SCaMC-2-B isoform X6, producing MQSLRDLGVNISEEQAEKILRRIRRGHIWAPIMYMDKNGTMTIDWNEWRDYHLLHPADNIPEIILYWKHSSIFDVGESLMVPDEFTAEEKKMGMLWRHLVAGGGAGAVSRTCTAPLDRLKVLMQVHSSKSNSMRIAGGFSQMIREGGVRSLWRGNGINVLKIAPESAIKFVAYEQIKRLMGSNQETLGITERLLAGSLAGAIAQSSIYPMEVLKTRLALRKTGQYSGLQDCAKHIFQREGVAAFYKGYIPNMLGIIPYAGIDLAVYETLKNSWLQNYATDSADPGVFVLLACGTTSSTCGQLASYPLALVRTRMQAQASLGGGPQMNMTGLFRHIIRTEGAIGLYRGLAPNFMKVIPSVSISYVVYEYLKITLGVQSK from the exons AATAAGGAGGGGTCATATCTGGGCCCCTATTATGTA TATGGATAAAAATGGAACAATGACCATTGACTGGAATGAGTGGCGGGACTACCACCTCCTGCATCCAGCTGATAACATCCCTGAGATTATTCTTTATTGGAAACACTCCTCG ATCTTTGATGTAGGGGAGAGTCTGATGGTTCCTGATGAGTTCACAGCAGAGGAGAAGAAAATGGGTATGCTATGGCGACACCTAGTGGCTGGAGGAGGGGCTGGTGCAGTGTCTCGAACTTGCACAGCACCACTGGACCGTCTGAAAGTTCTCATGCAG GTTCACTCCTCCAAGAGCAACAGTATGCGCATCGCTGGTGGCTTTTCTCAGATGATCCGAGAGGGTGGTGTAAGGTCTCTGTGGCGAGGCAACGGGATCAACGTCCTCAAAATTGCCCCTGAGTCTGCAATAAAGTTTGTGGCTTATGAACAG ATTAAGCGACTGATGGGAAGTAACCAGGAGACGTTGGGCATCACAGAGAGACTGTTGGCCGGCTCTCTGGCTGGAGCGATCGCTCAGAGCAGCATATACCCCATGGAG GTCCTGAAGACACGGTTAGCCCTGAGGAAGACGGGTCAATACTCGGGCCTCCAAGATTGTGCTAAACATATCTTCCAGAGGGAAGGCGTGGCAGCTTTCTACAAGGGCTACATCCCAAACATGCTGGGCATCATTCCCTATGCTGGCATCGACCTGGCTGTGTATGAG ACTCTGAAGAATTCGTGGTTGCAGAACTACGCTACAGATAGTGCTGATCCAGGAGTGTTTGTGCTACTCGCTTGTGGCACTACTTCCAGCACATGTGGACAGTTGGCCAGCTACCCACTCGCTCTGGTCAGGACTCGAATGCAGGCACAAG CTTCTCTGGGAGGAGGTCCTCAGATGAACATGACAGGACTGTTCAGACACATTATTAGGACTGAGGGAGCAATAGGACTCTACCGAGGCCTGGCACCCAACTTCATGAAGGTCATCCCATCTGTCAGCATCAGCTACGTGGTCTACGAGTACCTGAAGATCACGCTGGGAGTCCAGTCAAAGTGA
- the LOC101485056 gene encoding calcium-binding mitochondrial carrier protein SCaMC-2-B isoform X4: MRHPGSILIRCLNHLDWLLLIWRTLSLRERPATLLGNFISATDGMSITTRENTHEVYGLYNFCPPQWLKIKTGITLASMDKNGTMTIDWNEWRDYHLLHPADNIPEIILYWKHSSIFDVGESLMVPDEFTAEEKKMGMLWRHLVAGGGAGAVSRTCTAPLDRLKVLMQVHSSKSNSMRIAGGFSQMIREGGVRSLWRGNGINVLKIAPESAIKFVAYEQIKRLMGSNQETLGITERLLAGSLAGAIAQSSIYPMEVLKTRLALRKTGQYSGLQDCAKHIFQREGVAAFYKGYIPNMLGIIPYAGIDLAVYETLKNSWLQNYATDSADPGVFVLLACGTTSSTCGQLASYPLALVRTRMQAQASLGGGPQMNMTGLFRHIIRTEGAIGLYRGLAPNFMKVIPSVSISYVVYEYLKITLGVQSK; this comes from the exons ATGAGGCATCCAGGAAGCATCCttatcagatgcctgaaccacctcgaCTGGCTCCTTTTAATATGGAGGActctatctctaagggagaggccagccacccttctgGGAAATTTCATTTCAGCAACCGATGGCATGTCCAT TACTACTAGGGAGAACACACATGAGGTTTATGGACTGTACAACTTTTGCCCTCCACAatggctaaaaataaaaacaggtatCACTTTGGCCAG TATGGATAAAAATGGAACAATGACCATTGACTGGAATGAGTGGCGGGACTACCACCTCCTGCATCCAGCTGATAACATCCCTGAGATTATTCTTTATTGGAAACACTCCTCG ATCTTTGATGTAGGGGAGAGTCTGATGGTTCCTGATGAGTTCACAGCAGAGGAGAAGAAAATGGGTATGCTATGGCGACACCTAGTGGCTGGAGGAGGGGCTGGTGCAGTGTCTCGAACTTGCACAGCACCACTGGACCGTCTGAAAGTTCTCATGCAG GTTCACTCCTCCAAGAGCAACAGTATGCGCATCGCTGGTGGCTTTTCTCAGATGATCCGAGAGGGTGGTGTAAGGTCTCTGTGGCGAGGCAACGGGATCAACGTCCTCAAAATTGCCCCTGAGTCTGCAATAAAGTTTGTGGCTTATGAACAG ATTAAGCGACTGATGGGAAGTAACCAGGAGACGTTGGGCATCACAGAGAGACTGTTGGCCGGCTCTCTGGCTGGAGCGATCGCTCAGAGCAGCATATACCCCATGGAG GTCCTGAAGACACGGTTAGCCCTGAGGAAGACGGGTCAATACTCGGGCCTCCAAGATTGTGCTAAACATATCTTCCAGAGGGAAGGCGTGGCAGCTTTCTACAAGGGCTACATCCCAAACATGCTGGGCATCATTCCCTATGCTGGCATCGACCTGGCTGTGTATGAG ACTCTGAAGAATTCGTGGTTGCAGAACTACGCTACAGATAGTGCTGATCCAGGAGTGTTTGTGCTACTCGCTTGTGGCACTACTTCCAGCACATGTGGACAGTTGGCCAGCTACCCACTCGCTCTGGTCAGGACTCGAATGCAGGCACAAG CTTCTCTGGGAGGAGGTCCTCAGATGAACATGACAGGACTGTTCAGACACATTATTAGGACTGAGGGAGCAATAGGACTCTACCGAGGCCTGGCACCCAACTTCATGAAGGTCATCCCATCTGTCAGCATCAGCTACGTGGTCTACGAGTACCTGAAGATCACGCTGGGAGTCCAGTCAAAGTGA